From one Formosa sediminum genomic stretch:
- a CDS encoding ABC transporter permease yields the protein MFSLVRENIRIAFDSIRGQLLRTILTVLIIAIGITALVGILSAVSALETTISSDFSSMGANTFNIQRYEFTARRQAGERQKVNPIISYQNIRDFEDQYKYPFTKTSVSFTGTSIAEVKFENEKTDPEVTVIGANENFIQNSGLKVDQGREFNALEVDNNSNVCIIGSDLVKALFKEDNPIDKTISIRGFKFKVIGALESKGSTFGNNQDLRVIMPLQKARSIFTNSNINYALSIMVEKKELLDQAQDDAIITFRNIRGLNPIEDNNFGMERSDDLINRIGAITGVLSTAAWIISIITILGSSIALMNIMLVSVSERTREIGVRKALGAKQSTIAFQFFIETIIIGQLGGILGMILGILIGIGFASAVDFQFTMPWSAMIWASVITFIVAIISGSYPASKASKLDPIESLRYE from the coding sequence ATGTTTTCACTTGTTCGAGAAAATATTAGAATTGCTTTCGATTCTATAAGAGGTCAATTACTTCGTACCATATTAACAGTACTAATTATTGCCATAGGTATTACTGCTTTAGTTGGAATTTTAAGTGCCGTTTCTGCTTTAGAAACAACTATATCTAGCGATTTCTCGTCTATGGGAGCAAATACATTTAACATTCAGCGTTACGAGTTTACTGCACGTAGGCAAGCTGGGGAACGCCAAAAAGTAAATCCTATTATTAGCTATCAGAACATTCGTGATTTTGAAGATCAATATAAATATCCTTTCACAAAAACATCCGTTTCATTTACAGGAACATCAATAGCTGAAGTTAAATTTGAAAACGAAAAAACAGATCCTGAAGTTACTGTTATAGGTGCTAATGAAAATTTTATACAAAATTCAGGTTTAAAAGTAGATCAAGGTAGAGAATTTAATGCGTTAGAAGTTGATAACAACTCAAATGTATGCATTATTGGTAGTGATTTAGTAAAAGCTTTATTTAAAGAAGACAATCCTATAGATAAAACTATATCTATTAGAGGATTTAAATTTAAAGTAATTGGCGCATTAGAATCTAAAGGCTCCACTTTTGGTAACAATCAAGATTTAAGAGTTATAATGCCCTTACAAAAAGCACGTTCTATTTTCACCAATTCAAATATTAATTATGCATTAAGTATTATGGTAGAAAAGAAAGAATTATTAGATCAGGCCCAAGATGATGCTATTATAACTTTTAGAAACATACGCGGTTTAAATCCTATTGAAGATAATAATTTTGGTATGGAACGTAGTGACGATTTAATAAACAGAATTGGAGCCATTACAGGAGTATTATCTACAGCTGCTTGGATTATTAGTATTATTACTATTCTGGGCTCTTCTATCGCATTAATGAATATTATGCTAGTTTCTGTAAGTGAACGTACACGTGAAATTGGAGTAAGAAAAGCCTTAGGTGCCAAACAAAGCACCATAGCTTTTCAGTTTTTTATAGAAACCATAATCATTGGTCAGTTAGGTGGTATCTTAGGAATGATACTTGGTATATTAATTGGTATCGGGTTTGCAAGTGCAGTCGATTTTCAATTTACTATGCCTTGGTCTGCCATGATATGGGCTAGTGTAATTACCTTTATAGTAGCTATAATTTCTGGATCTTATCCGGCATCTAAAGCCTCAAAATTAGATCCTATAGAATCTTTACGCTACGAATAA
- a CDS encoding L-threonylcarbamoyladenylate synthase, which translates to MAELIKVYEENPNPREIKKIIEVLKQGGLIIYPTDTVYGLGCDITNTKALERIARIKGVKLDKANFSFICYDLSNLSDYVKQIDTSTFKVLKRALPGPYTFILPGAKTLPSVFKKKKTVGIRVPDNKIALELVKALGNPIVSTSIRDDDEVLEYTTDPELILEKWDNLVDLVVDGGYGGNQASTVIDFSGDAPVIVREGKGSIEIF; encoded by the coding sequence ATGGCTGAGTTAATAAAAGTTTACGAGGAAAATCCGAATCCTAGAGAGATAAAAAAAATCATTGAGGTTTTAAAACAAGGAGGTTTAATTATTTATCCCACAGATACGGTGTATGGATTAGGTTGTGATATTACTAATACCAAGGCTTTAGAGCGTATAGCTAGAATAAAAGGGGTGAAGTTAGATAAAGCAAATTTTTCTTTTATATGTTACGATTTAAGTAACTTAAGCGATTACGTTAAGCAAATAGATACCTCTACATTTAAAGTACTAAAAAGAGCATTACCTGGCCCGTATACATTTATTTTACCTGGAGCTAAAACATTGCCGTCTGTTTTTAAGAAAAAGAAAACAGTTGGAATTAGAGTACCAGATAATAAAATTGCTTTAGAACTTGTAAAAGCTCTAGGGAATCCTATAGTATCTACTTCTATTCGCGATGATGATGAGGTTTTAGAATATACAACAGATCCTGAATTGATTCTTGAAAAATGGGATAATCTAGTCGATTTAGTTGTGGATGGCGGTTATGGTGGTAATCAAGCTTCGACAGTGATTGATTTTTCAGGAGACGCGCCTGTAATTGTAAGGGAAGGTAAAGGAAGTATAGAAATTTTTTAG
- the priA gene encoding replication restart helicase PriA: MPHYINVILPIPVENLFTYVITEAESGFIKPGMRVAVPFGKTKVYTAIVKLVHNTPPTIYEAKQIHQILDEFPIVTATQLRMWDWMSNYYLCTVGDVMRAALPNAFILESETLISKNTKQVIHDTDLKDDEFLIYEALHHQSSLRIQDIIDIVDKKQVFPIIKRLLEKGAIVVEEEVFEKYKPKLVKYVKLKENHATAEGLQALLDDLSRAPKQRDVVMSLFQLSAKTKKPIKVSELTESSGASSSIVKSLIDKSILDEYFIQTDRVEYQGNEVEASKTLNTEQEEALKQILTTYNTHQVTLLHGVTSSGKTEVYVKLIEDVLKTGKQVLYLLPEIALTTQLVNRLQNYFGDQVAVFHSKYSAHERVEVWNNVLINSPKAQVVLGARSSVFLPFTSLGLIIVDEEHEQSFKQFDPAPRYHARDTAVVLAHIHGAKTLLGSATPSLESYFNVQQGKYGLVEITKRFNNVLMPKIELVDIKDKQKRKLMKGHFSDRMINVMTETLEEGHQIILFQNRRGFSPIVECKTCGHAPQCPNCDVSLTFHNYRNQLRCHYCGYNMAMQLKCQACGDTALDTKGFGTEQIEEEVKLLFPNYKTGRMDLDTTRGKYGYEKIITAFEQQEMDILVGTQMLTKGLDFRNVALVGIMNADNLLNFPDFRAHERSYQLLSQVSGRAGRTQKQGQVLIQTYNPYHNILQQVSTNNYAAMYKEQMDDRYNFKYPPVYRLIRITLKHKDFNRVNMASQWLGKALRQIFGDNVLGPEDPPVSRIRNLFHKNILIKIPQKQSLGGTKKAIVKINNSFNSVKDFRSVRLVVNVDAY, encoded by the coding sequence ATGCCTCATTATATAAATGTTATATTGCCTATTCCTGTAGAGAATTTATTTACATATGTAATAACAGAAGCAGAATCTGGTTTTATTAAACCTGGCATGCGTGTCGCTGTGCCTTTTGGTAAAACAAAAGTTTACACCGCTATTGTAAAGTTAGTGCATAATACACCACCAACCATTTATGAGGCTAAACAGATACATCAAATTTTAGATGAATTTCCTATAGTAACCGCCACCCAATTACGAATGTGGGATTGGATGTCTAACTATTATTTGTGTACTGTTGGGGATGTTATGCGTGCAGCCTTACCAAATGCTTTTATTTTAGAAAGTGAAACTTTAATAAGTAAAAACACAAAACAAGTCATACACGATACTGACTTAAAAGACGATGAGTTTTTAATTTATGAAGCCTTACATCATCAATCTTCTTTACGAATTCAGGATATTATTGATATTGTAGATAAAAAACAAGTCTTTCCAATAATAAAACGACTTTTAGAAAAGGGAGCAATCGTCGTTGAAGAAGAAGTTTTTGAAAAGTATAAACCTAAGCTAGTTAAGTATGTTAAACTTAAAGAGAACCATGCCACTGCAGAAGGCTTACAAGCGTTGTTAGATGATTTAAGTCGTGCACCTAAGCAACGTGATGTGGTTATGAGCTTATTTCAATTATCTGCTAAAACTAAAAAACCTATAAAGGTTTCAGAATTAACAGAATCTAGTGGAGCTTCAAGTAGTATTGTAAAATCGTTGATAGATAAATCTATTTTAGATGAATATTTTATTCAAACAGACCGTGTTGAATATCAGGGTAATGAAGTTGAAGCCTCTAAAACCTTAAATACTGAACAAGAAGAGGCGTTAAAACAAATACTTACCACCTATAATACACATCAAGTAACTTTGCTTCATGGCGTAACCTCTTCAGGAAAAACAGAGGTTTATGTAAAACTGATAGAAGATGTTTTAAAAACAGGAAAACAAGTTTTGTATTTGTTGCCTGAAATAGCTTTAACTACACAATTGGTAAATAGGTTACAAAATTACTTTGGAGATCAAGTTGCTGTATTTCATTCTAAATACTCTGCGCATGAACGTGTTGAGGTTTGGAATAATGTATTAATAAATTCTCCAAAAGCTCAAGTGGTATTAGGAGCGCGTTCATCAGTATTTTTACCGTTTACTTCTTTAGGATTAATTATTGTTGATGAAGAACATGAACAATCTTTTAAACAGTTTGATCCTGCACCAAGATATCACGCTAGAGATACGGCGGTTGTGTTGGCGCATATCCATGGTGCAAAAACACTATTAGGTTCGGCAACACCAAGTTTAGAAAGTTATTTTAATGTACAACAAGGGAAGTATGGTTTAGTAGAAATTACAAAGCGATTCAATAATGTCTTAATGCCTAAAATTGAATTGGTAGATATTAAAGATAAGCAAAAACGAAAGTTAATGAAAGGTCATTTTAGTGATAGAATGATTAATGTTATGACTGAGACTTTAGAGGAAGGCCATCAGATTATTTTATTTCAAAACAGACGAGGTTTTTCGCCAATCGTAGAGTGTAAAACTTGCGGACATGCACCACAATGTCCAAATTGCGATGTTAGTTTAACGTTTCATAATTATAGAAATCAATTACGTTGTCATTATTGTGGTTACAATATGGCAATGCAATTAAAATGTCAAGCTTGCGGAGATACTGCTTTAGATACTAAAGGTTTTGGAACAGAGCAAATCGAGGAGGAGGTTAAATTATTGTTTCCAAATTATAAAACAGGCCGTATGGATTTAGATACCACACGAGGTAAATATGGTTACGAAAAAATAATTACCGCTTTTGAACAGCAAGAAATGGATATTTTGGTGGGGACACAAATGCTTACTAAAGGATTAGATTTTAGGAATGTAGCTTTGGTAGGTATTATGAATGCCGATAATTTATTGAATTTTCCAGATTTTAGAGCTCATGAGCGTAGTTATCAACTATTATCTCAAGTGTCTGGTCGTGCAGGAAGAACACAAAAACAAGGGCAAGTTTTAATACAAACGTATAACCCTTATCATAATATATTACAGCAAGTGTCTACTAATAATTATGCTGCTATGTATAAGGAGCAAATGGACGATCGTTATAATTTTAAGTATCCACCAGTATACAGGCTAATTCGGATTACTCTAAAACATAAAGATTTTAATCGCGTAAATATGGCTTCTCAATGGTTAGGGAAAGCATTGCGGCAAATTTTTGGTGATAATGTATTGGGACCAGAAGATCCTCCTGTATCTAGAATTAGAAATTTATTTCATAAAAATATTCTAATTAAAATCCCTCAAAAACAATCGTTAGGAGGTACAAAAAAAGCCATCGTTAAAATAAACAACAGCTTTAATAGTGTAAAAGATTTTAGGTCTGTAAGACTAGTAGTTAACGTAGACGCATATTAA
- a CDS encoding YihY/virulence factor BrkB family protein, producing the protein MTKPIEDKLDKIPVVRFVVKFFKSLKLPGLEGLSVYDLLELYIIGVFKGALTSRASAIAFNFFMAIFPFLLFILILIPHIPIEGFKVEFLDFLESFLPPTTSDFFFKNIFENIDRSERGGLLSTVFLLSIFLMANGISAVFSAFENSYHAELSRTIVRQYLYALGVALILAFLVIIFVAGLGFVEIYVLGSLFTTLEYQGVEVGDSSIIWVNISKYVFGIIMIYVSTATIYYFGTKEGKDSRFFSVGALLTTFLIASVSYLFGIYIEQFSQYNELYGSIGALLILMIYLWLNANIILLGYELNVSLRQLHKSR; encoded by the coding sequence ATGACAAAACCTATAGAGGATAAACTAGATAAAATTCCGGTAGTTAGATTCGTTGTAAAATTTTTTAAAAGTTTAAAATTACCTGGATTAGAAGGGTTATCTGTTTACGACTTATTAGAATTATATATTATTGGTGTTTTTAAAGGTGCATTAACCTCTAGAGCAAGTGCTATAGCTTTTAATTTTTTTATGGCTATATTTCCATTTTTGTTATTTATTTTAATTTTAATTCCGCATATTCCTATAGAAGGGTTTAAAGTTGAGTTTTTAGATTTTTTAGAATCCTTCTTACCACCTACAACATCAGATTTTTTCTTTAAAAATATTTTTGAAAATATAGACCGTTCAGAACGTGGCGGGTTATTATCTACAGTATTTCTATTATCTATTTTTTTAATGGCTAATGGGATAAGTGCTGTGTTTTCAGCTTTTGAAAATTCATATCATGCAGAGCTTTCTAGAACTATAGTAAGACAGTATTTATATGCTTTAGGAGTAGCATTAATCTTAGCTTTTTTAGTTATTATTTTTGTAGCAGGTCTTGGTTTTGTCGAAATTTATGTGCTTGGTAGTTTATTTACTACCTTAGAATATCAAGGTGTGGAAGTTGGAGATAGTAGTATTATTTGGGTTAACATATCTAAATATGTATTTGGAATTATTATGATTTATGTGTCTACAGCAACCATTTACTATTTTGGTACCAAGGAAGGAAAGGATAGTCGATTCTTTTCTGTAGGTGCATTGTTAACCACATTTTTAATAGCTTCTGTGTCGTATTTATTCGGTATATACATAGAGCAATTCTCTCAATACAACGAACTTTATGGTTCTATTGGAGCGTTACTTATTTTAATGATTTATTTGTGGTTAAATGCAAATATTATTTTGTTAGGTTATGAGTTAAATGTATCCTTACGCCAATTACATAAAAGCCGTTAA
- the rplI gene encoding 50S ribosomal protein L9, whose amino-acid sequence MELILKQDVENLGFKDDVVTVKNGYGRNFLIPQGSAILATPSAKKVLAENLKQRAFKEQKIVDEANVIAEALKALDIKISSKVGSGDKLFGSVNNIDLAEAIAKEGQSIDKKYITVIGGNVKRLGKYEAVIRLHREVTVDFPFEVVAQAD is encoded by the coding sequence ATGGAACTTATATTAAAACAAGACGTTGAAAATTTAGGGTTTAAAGACGATGTTGTAACAGTTAAGAACGGTTATGGTAGAAACTTTTTAATTCCTCAAGGAAGCGCTATTTTAGCTACACCTTCTGCAAAGAAAGTATTGGCTGAAAACTTAAAGCAAAGAGCTTTTAAAGAACAAAAAATTGTTGATGAAGCAAATGTAATTGCTGAAGCTTTAAAAGCTTTAGACATTAAAATTTCTTCTAAAGTAGGATCAGGAGATAAATTATTTGGTTCTGTAAATAACATCGACTTAGCAGAAGCTATAGCTAAAGAAGGACAGTCTATAGACAAAAAATACATTACTGTAATTGGAGGTAATGTTAAACGTTTAGGTAAATACGAGGCTGTAATTCGTTTACACCGCGAAGTAACTGTAGATTTCCCTTTTGAAGTAGTTGCTCAAGCAGACTAA
- a CDS encoding LytR/AlgR family response regulator transcription factor, translated as MTLNCVVVDDSAIQRLSIVKLIENHPALNLIAEYSSALETKNGLNTHKVDLIFLDIEMPVLNGFELLDVLNNKPQIIFVTGKTEYAFKAFNYDATDYLKKPITRERFMLAVEKAIEQHKLKLDFNEAEGEHIFVKSNLKKRKVYINDIKWIEALGDYVKLVTEETSLVVLSTMKAFEQELPEGKFLRIHKSYIVNLDKIDRFNSKNVEVGSFEIPLSRNKKSQLIDALNSI; from the coding sequence ATGACTTTAAACTGTGTAGTAGTAGACGACTCGGCAATACAAAGGCTGTCCATAGTAAAGTTAATAGAAAACCACCCTGCTTTAAACCTGATAGCAGAATACAGTAGCGCACTTGAAACTAAAAATGGTTTAAATACGCACAAGGTAGATTTAATTTTTCTAGATATAGAAATGCCTGTACTTAATGGTTTTGAACTTCTTGATGTTTTAAACAACAAACCTCAAATTATTTTTGTTACAGGTAAGACCGAATATGCTTTTAAGGCATTTAATTATGATGCTACAGATTATTTAAAAAAGCCCATTACAAGAGAACGTTTTATGCTTGCTGTAGAAAAAGCTATAGAACAACATAAATTAAAATTAGATTTTAACGAAGCAGAAGGCGAACATATTTTTGTAAAAAGCAACCTTAAAAAACGTAAAGTATATATTAACGACATAAAATGGATTGAAGCCCTTGGTGATTATGTGAAACTGGTTACCGAAGAAACAAGTTTAGTAGTTTTATCTACTATGAAAGCTTTTGAACAGGAACTTCCTGAAGGGAAATTTTTAAGAATTCATAAATCCTATATTGTTAATTTAGACAAAATTGACAGATTTAATAGTAAGAATGTTGAAGTTGGTTCTTTTGAAATTCCATTAAGTAGAAATAAAAAATCGCAACTTATTGATGCTTTAAACAGTATTTAA
- the hisS gene encoding histidine--tRNA ligase, with translation MAQKPSIPKGTRDFNPEQVAKRQYIFKTIQTVFETYGFQPIETPSFENSETLMGKYGDEGDRLIFKILNSGDYLSKVDEDLYAEKNSTKITSSISEKALRYDLTVPFARYVVQHQNEIEFPFKRYQMQPVWRADRPQKGRFREFNQCDADVVGSKSLWQEVEFVQLYDAVFTALKLEGVTIKINNRKILSGIAEVIGAKDKLIDFTVALDKLDKIGEEKVKEEMLGKGIPQSGIDKLQPLFTLSGTFEVQIQSLKSILSTSEEGLKGVEELEFINTGIETLGLKTAALQLDVTLARGLNYYTGAIFEVAAPDGVSMGSIGGGGRYDDLTGIFGLKDVSGVGISFGLDRIYLVLEELELFPEAVNKNVKVLFINFGDAEALYSLKAIQKLRAAGINAELYPDAAKMKKQMNHANKRAIPFVVLVGEEEVKSEVFTLKNMAEGTQDKLNFDALLDAVK, from the coding sequence ATGGCACAAAAACCAAGTATTCCTAAAGGAACACGCGATTTTAATCCGGAACAAGTTGCAAAACGACAATATATATTTAAAACCATTCAAACTGTTTTTGAAACGTATGGTTTTCAACCTATAGAAACACCGAGTTTTGAAAATTCTGAAACTCTAATGGGAAAATATGGAGATGAAGGCGATCGTTTAATTTTTAAAATTTTAAATTCAGGTGATTATCTTAGTAAAGTTGATGAAGATTTATATGCTGAAAAAAATTCAACTAAAATAACATCAAGTATTTCAGAAAAAGCATTACGATACGATTTAACGGTACCGTTTGCAAGATATGTCGTGCAACATCAAAATGAAATTGAATTTCCGTTTAAGCGTTACCAGATGCAACCCGTTTGGAGAGCAGACCGTCCGCAAAAGGGACGTTTTAGAGAATTTAATCAATGCGATGCAGATGTTGTAGGTTCTAAATCACTTTGGCAAGAAGTGGAATTTGTGCAATTATACGATGCGGTGTTTACAGCTTTAAAATTAGAAGGTGTTACCATTAAAATTAACAATCGTAAAATCTTATCTGGTATAGCCGAAGTTATTGGTGCAAAAGATAAATTAATAGATTTTACTGTTGCTTTAGATAAATTAGATAAAATAGGAGAGGAGAAAGTAAAAGAAGAAATGTTAGGGAAAGGGATTCCGCAAAGCGGAATTGATAAATTGCAACCACTCTTCACTTTATCTGGAACTTTTGAAGTACAAATACAAAGTTTAAAATCTATTTTGAGTACCTCTGAAGAAGGATTAAAAGGTGTTGAAGAATTGGAATTTATCAATACAGGTATTGAAACTTTAGGTTTAAAAACAGCTGCTTTACAGTTGGATGTAACTTTAGCACGCGGATTAAATTATTATACTGGTGCTATTTTTGAAGTTGCAGCACCGGATGGTGTGTCTATGGGATCTATTGGTGGTGGTGGTCGTTACGACGATTTAACTGGAATATTTGGTCTTAAGGATGTAAGTGGAGTAGGAATAAGTTTTGGATTAGACCGTATTTATTTGGTATTAGAAGAATTAGAATTATTCCCAGAAGCAGTAAATAAAAATGTAAAGGTTTTATTTATAAATTTTGGAGATGCAGAAGCGTTATACAGTTTAAAAGCTATTCAGAAATTAAGAGCGGCTGGTATTAATGCTGAATTATATCCGGATGCTGCTAAGATGAAAAAACAGATGAATCATGCCAATAAACGTGCAATTCCATTTGTGGTTTTAGTAGGTGAAGAGGAAGTGAAATCTGAAGTTTTTACACTTAAGAATATGGCTGAAGGCACACAGGATAAATTAAATTTTGATGCGCTTTTAGATGCTGTTAAATAA
- the rpsR gene encoding 30S ribosomal protein S18 yields the protein MSSIEQQAKGKKDGEIRYLTPLNIETNKQKKYCRFKKSGIKYVDYKDADWLLKFVNEQGKILPRRLTGTSLKYQRKVSVAVKRARHLALMPYVADLLK from the coding sequence ATGTCATCTATAGAACAACAAGCAAAAGGAAAAAAAGACGGTGAGATTAGATACTTAACGCCTTTAAATATTGAAACTAATAAGCAAAAGAAATATTGTCGTTTCAAGAAATCTGGAATTAAATATGTAGATTATAAAGATGCAGATTGGTTATTAAAATTCGTAAACGAGCAAGGTAAAATTTTACCTCGTCGTTTAACAGGAACGTCTTTAAAGTATCAAAGAAAAGTGTCTGTAGCTGTTAAAAGAGCACGTCACTTAGCTTTAATGCCATATGTAGCAGATTTATTAAAATAA
- a CDS encoding glycerophosphodiester phosphodiesterase family protein, with protein MKHFLLACILISFFSCNTTRKDSKLIEVFKASNTQLPHVSVHRGGKGLAFYPENCLETIQYVNDSISAIYEIDVAQTKDSVLVLMHDNAIDRTSTGTGLVKNLTYESLKSFNLVDDYGNKTAYKIPLFKDVLSWCKANNVVLTIDVKGSVSQEVVINAIRAVKAEDVCILITYDVQQAKSAYNLAPDLLLSVSARNETEFNNLLDANIPTKNMLAFTGTRLSNVTLYEKLHSQNIVCMLGTLGNLDQQAKTKNDTSYKIWQDLGVDIFATDRPFAVYNSIN; from the coding sequence ATGAAACATTTTTTATTAGCTTGTATTTTAATTAGTTTTTTTAGTTGTAATACAACCAGAAAAGATTCAAAATTAATAGAGGTATTTAAAGCGTCTAATACACAACTACCCCATGTAAGTGTTCATCGGGGAGGTAAAGGATTAGCGTTTTACCCAGAAAATTGCTTAGAAACCATACAATATGTTAATGATAGTATTTCTGCAATCTATGAAATTGATGTGGCTCAAACTAAAGACAGTGTACTCGTATTAATGCACGATAACGCAATAGATAGAACTTCTACAGGTACAGGTTTAGTTAAAAATTTAACCTATGAATCTCTAAAATCTTTTAATTTAGTAGATGATTATGGAAATAAAACAGCTTATAAAATTCCATTATTTAAAGATGTACTATCTTGGTGTAAAGCCAATAATGTTGTACTTACTATAGATGTTAAAGGAAGCGTAAGTCAGGAAGTTGTTATAAATGCCATTAGAGCAGTAAAAGCAGAAGACGTATGTATACTAATTACTTATGATGTACAACAAGCAAAATCTGCATACAATTTGGCACCAGACTTATTGTTATCTGTATCTGCAAGAAATGAAACGGAATTTAATAATTTATTAGATGCTAATATTCCAACAAAAAATATGTTGGCATTTACAGGAACACGATTGTCTAATGTTACATTATACGAAAAATTACATTCACAAAATATAGTTTGTATGCTTGGAACTTTAGGAAACTTGGACCAACAAGCTAAGACTAAAAATGATACAAGTTATAAAATATGGCAAGATTTGGGCGTAGATATCTTTGCAACAGATAGACCTTTTGCCGTTTATAATTCTATAAATTAA
- the nadC gene encoding carboxylating nicotinate-nucleotide diphosphorylase — MISKAQFDKEIEGIISNAVREDVGDGDHSSLACIPATAQGKAKLLVKDNGIIAGVEFAKKVFNYIDGDLKIETLIEDGTKVKYGDIVFYVEGASQSILKAERLVLNAMQRMSAIATKTKSYVDLLAGTGTKILDTRKTTPGIRALEKWAVNIGGGENHRFALYDMIMLKDNHIDFAGGITAAITKTKAYLKSNQKDLKIIVEARTLAEIEEILQNDGVYRILIDNFNYADTKMAVKLIGETCQTESSGGINEDTLRKYAECGVNYISSGALTHSVYNMDLSLKAV, encoded by the coding sequence ATGATAAGTAAGGCGCAATTCGATAAAGAAATAGAAGGTATTATAAGTAATGCTGTTCGAGAAGATGTTGGTGATGGCGATCATAGTTCTTTGGCATGCATTCCAGCTACTGCACAAGGAAAAGCAAAACTGTTGGTAAAAGACAACGGTATAATTGCAGGTGTAGAATTTGCTAAAAAGGTTTTTAATTATATTGATGGCGATTTAAAAATAGAAACTTTAATTGAAGACGGGACCAAGGTAAAATATGGCGATATTGTGTTTTATGTTGAAGGAGCATCTCAATCTATTTTAAAAGCTGAACGCTTAGTGTTAAATGCCATGCAACGTATGAGTGCGATTGCAACAAAAACAAAATCGTATGTAGATTTGTTAGCAGGTACAGGAACTAAAATTTTAGACACAAGAAAAACAACACCTGGAATTCGTGCTTTAGAAAAATGGGCGGTTAATATAGGTGGCGGTGAAAACCATAGATTTGCACTGTACGACATGATTATGCTAAAAGATAATCATATTGATTTTGCTGGAGGGATTACTGCAGCAATAACAAAAACCAAAGCCTATTTAAAATCGAACCAAAAAGATTTAAAAATTATTGTTGAGGCAAGAACTCTTGCAGAGATTGAAGAAATTCTTCAAAATGATGGTGTGTATCGCATTTTAATCGATAATTTTAATTACGCCGATACTAAAATGGCTGTGAAATTAATAGGAGAGACGTGTCAGACCGAATCTTCTGGAGGGATTAATGAAGATACTCTAAGAAAATATGCAGAATGTGGTGTAAATTATATTTCTTCTGGAGCCTTAACGCATTCTGTTTATAATATGGATTTAAGCCTGAAAGCGGTTTAA
- a CDS encoding DUF6495 family protein codes for MKYARLTKEQFEELHQEFINFLATQSIDAAEWKTIKETKPEVAEQELDVFSDLVWEGVLGKVKYLEHISGQHMHLFSLGETNMHLIAIKLKNDKDLATKEGFEWLRKNLLDDEVEFLQANKTYSEDKNLDIFKLIQRGANITKGELYTYFNELVNAN; via the coding sequence ATGAAGTACGCAAGACTTACAAAAGAACAATTTGAAGAATTACATCAAGAATTTATTAATTTCTTAGCAACGCAGTCTATAGATGCTGCAGAATGGAAAACCATAAAAGAAACAAAACCCGAAGTTGCAGAACAAGAATTAGATGTTTTTAGTGATTTGGTTTGGGAAGGTGTCTTAGGGAAAGTAAAATACCTAGAGCATATTTCTGGACAACACATGCATTTATTTTCGCTTGGCGAAACCAATATGCATTTAATTGCTATTAAGCTTAAAAATGATAAAGATTTAGCAACTAAAGAAGGATTTGAATGGTTAAGAAAAAACTTATTAGATGATGAAGTCGAGTTTCTACAAGCCAACAAAACCTACTCTGAAGATAAAAACCTAGATATTTTTAAGTTAATACAACGAGGTGCAAACATTACTAAGGGTGAATTATATACCTATTTTAATGAATTAGTGAATGCTAATTAA
- the rpsF gene encoding 30S ribosomal protein S6 produces MNHYEAVFILNPVLSETQIKETVQKYEDFLVSNGAKMISKEDWGLKKLAYPIQNKKSGFYHLFEFQVAGEVITPLELEFRRDERFMRYLTVKLDKHAVAWAERRRAKLKQKA; encoded by the coding sequence ATGAATCATTATGAAGCTGTTTTCATCTTAAATCCCGTTTTATCTGAAACACAGATAAAGGAGACAGTACAGAAATACGAAGATTTTCTTGTTTCTAACGGTGCTAAGATGATATCTAAAGAAGATTGGGGCTTAAAAAAATTAGCTTACCCAATTCAAAACAAAAAAAGTGGTTTTTACCATTTATTTGAATTTCAAGTAGCAGGAGAAGTAATTACTCCATTAGAATTAGAATTTAGACGTGACGAGCGTTTTATGCGTTACTTAACTGTAAAACTAGACAAGCACGCTGTGGCTTGGGCAGAAAGAAGAAGAGCTAAATTAAAACAAAAAGCGTAA